The Spirochaeta lutea genome includes the window CAATAATTGCTTTTAATGATTTTTCTACGCATTGTTGTGCATGAAATGCAACCATGGAAGTTAATCGTGGATTATTAATAATTTCTTCAATTGTTTCTAAATCCAATCGAGCAAATTCCAGCCAGTTATTAGCTTGCGCGGTCATAAATTGTCTCACCTAAATTTAATTCGGCTATAAATGATTTTTTTTGTTCTTTTAATTTCTCATATTCTTTTTTTGTATAAACGGTTATGTCGATTGGGTATATCAGACTTAGATCAAATAGATATTCTTCAACTAAAATTGCATTTTCCATTCGTTCTTCAAATGAGGATGGTAAACTATTGGAGTCGAGTATTACAGCAATATCAATGTCGTTCCCTTGGTTACGGTTTTTTTTTGTCAGCGATCCAAATAGAATAATTTTATAGGGGTTTAATGGTTCAAGAGTTGAGATAATCTTCGGTATTACTTCTCTGAGTCCGTCCATATCTTTATTATAGCTGGTTCTTCGGTCTTTCAATAGTGATACTATACTTTTTTGTAGCTAATATAGTATTGGTTTCCCTGTGATCAAAAATTTAGTAAACATAACAACCGCTTGAGCGGCACGCCGTATATTGGCGTGAAAAATGCCGAGCGAAGCGACAAGCATTTTTCATGACAATAGGCGTGTCCGTCTCGAAGCGCTTGTTATGTTGCAATTTACTTTTATATTAGTTATCAAAACTGCCTCGTGAATTCATTTACCTCTGTACTGTTTCCATTAATATTCAATAAATTTTCACCAGAGATTTTAAATCCACTTTTTAATAATAGTCGTTCTGCGGATTTATTTCGCTTGTCAGAACGTGCAATCAATTTCTGCGGGCTTCTTGATTTATAAAGAAATTCAATGAATGTAGGAAGAATTTCTGACATGTATCCTTTGCTTCGATCTAATTGCGAAAAAATCCGAAATCCAATTTCATATTCAGCTTCAGCAATTTTAGTGGCAGTTAAGACTCCTAATAATTGTCTTGGATAACAATAAATAAAATAATGAGAACCTTTCGAATCATTTAGGAACATACAATCTGAATGAATCTTTTCAAGAATACTGAGTTCCGGCACAGAATTATTAGAGTATTCTGCACGGTTTTGGGGATCTAACATCTTCTGATGCCAAACAGCTATTTCATTTTCCTGAATTGCATCGATAAATAAGTTGGCTGAATAAAGGGGGAGCTGGTGTAAGTTCTCTTTCAAATTTTCGAAATTCGGAGGGAATAGTCGATTTGTCTCGTTTAAATCTATGAGCACTTTTAAGGTTGGCACTGTTTCATTTCGATTAATCAAACGGTTAATTTCTTCCCAGCAGAAAAACTGAGCATCAATGACTTCTGAATCTTGAAGAATCAAGTCTGTAGTCTTTGAAGAAATTTTGAAGCGCCAAA containing:
- a CDS encoding HEPN domain-containing protein encodes the protein MTAQANNWLEFARLDLETIEEIINNPRLTSMVAFHAQQCVEKSLKAII
- a CDS encoding nucleotidyltransferase domain-containing protein codes for the protein MDGLREVIPKIISTLEPLNPYKIILFGSLTKKNRNQGNDIDIAVILDSNSLPSSFEERMENAILVEEYLFDLSLIYPIDITVYTKKEYEKLKEQKKSFIAELNLGETIYDRAS
- a CDS encoding GNAT family N-acetyltransferase, with amino-acid sequence MSRFLRKNGNRLRLHIRAIYNCKNRATFSLRKLSVRYVDKKKSALKEPWDLYTKNRERTGEICFRGEPLPKERFHLGVMAIIINDQNEMLLTKRHPQKKLGNLWECTAGSVLSGETSSQGMQREIKEEIGLEVDCEDGAFVYSFLEEDCIWDIWRFKISSKTTDLILQDSEVIDAQFFCWEEINRLINRNETVPTLKVLIDLNETNRLFPPNFENLKENLHQLPLYSANLFIDAIQENEIAVWHQKMLDPQNRAEYSNNSVPELSILEKIHSDCMFLNDSKGSHYFIYCYPRQLLGVLTATKIAEAEYEIGFRIFSQLDRSKGYMSEILPTFIEFLYKSRSPQKLIARSDKRNKSAERLLLKSGFKISGENLLNINGNSTEVNEFTRQF